The following proteins come from a genomic window of Salvia hispanica cultivar TCC Black 2014 chromosome 4, UniMelb_Shisp_WGS_1.0, whole genome shotgun sequence:
- the LOC125185135 gene encoding 1-aminocyclopropane-1-carboxylate synthase 9-like, whose product MLSRKVTSHGQDSSYFLGWQEYEKNPFDPIHNPSGIIQMGLAENQLSFDLLESWIEENQESNWYRKQGGSVFRELALFQDYHGLPEFKKVLAEYMSEIRGNKVKFDVDKLVLTAGSTSANEILMFCLAEPGEAFLIPTPYYPGFDRDLKWRTGVEIIPIHTSSSNNFTITKPSLQEAFQRAQTLKLKVKGLFLTNPSNPLGTALSLQELHLLLSFSLSHSLHIVSDEIYTATASFPTPSFTETLSRLLPDPLHPAWSRLHVVSSLSKDLGLPGFRIGAIYSHNVELVAAATKMSSFGLVSSQSQFLLSRILADKGFIRGYARENRRRLGRRRGVMRAGLREAGLRCLRGEAGLFCWVDMRGAMGPGPASFEAEAELWRRMVMEFGVNVAPGKSCHCSEPGWFRVCFANVAEETLREALRRIKAVVADAGVRR is encoded by the exons ATGTTGTCTAGGAAAGTTACATCACATGGCCAAGACTCCTCCTACTTCCTAGGATGGCAAGAATACGAGAAAAACCCGTTCGACCCCATCCACAACCCATCCGGGATCATCCAGATGGGCCTCGCCGAGAATCag CTTTCTTTCGATCTTCTTGAGTCTTGGATCgaagaaaatcaagaatcGAATTGGTATCGAAAACAAGGTGGATCTGTGTTTAGGGAGCTAGCTCTCTTCCAAGACTATCATGGCCTTCCTGAATTCAAGAAA GTGCTGGCAGAATACATGTCTGAAATAAGAGGAAATAAGGTGAAATTTGATGTGGACAAGCTGGTTCTCACAGCCGGTTCAACCTCAGCAAATGAGATTCTCATGTTTTGTCTGGCCGAACCGGGAGAAGCGTTCTTGATCCCGACTCCATATTATCCAGG GTTTGATAGGGACTTGAAGTGGAGAACAGGAGTGGAAATCATCCCAATCCACACCTCAAGCTCCAACAACTTCACCATCACCAAACCCTCTTTACAAGAAGCCTTCCAAAGAGCCCAAACCCTAAAACTCAAAGTAAAAGGCCTCTTCCTCACCAACCCCTCCAACCCCCTCGGCACCGCCCTCTCCCTTCAAGAACTCCACCTCCTCCTCTCCTTCTCCCTCTCCCACTCCCTCCACATCGTCAGCGACGAGATCTACACCGCCACCGCCTCCTTCCCGACCCCCTCCTTCACCGAAACCCTCTCCCGCCTCCTCCCCGACCCCCTCCACCCGGCCTGGTCCCGCCTCCACGTCGTCTCCTCCTTATCCAAAGACCTCGGCCTCCCGGGATTCCGCATTGGCGCGATATACTCGCACAATGTGGAGCTTGTGGCGGCTGCGACGAAAATGTCCAGCTTTGGGCTTGTTTCGTCGCAGTCGCAGTTCCTCCTCTCGCGTATCCTCGCGGATAAGGGTTTTATCCGGGGGTACGCGAGGGAGAATAGGAGGAGGCTGGGGAGGAGGCGGGGGGTGATGCGGGCCGGCCTCAGGGAGGCCGGCCTGCGTTGTCTGAGGGGGGAGGCGGGGCTGTTTTGTTGGGTGGATATGAGGGGGGCGATGGGGCCCGGGCCGGCCTCGTTCGAGGCGGAGGCGGAGCTGTGGAGGAGGATGGTGATGGAGTTTGGGGTGAATGTGGCGCCCGGGAAGTCGTGCCATTGCTCGGAGCCGGGGTGGTTTAGGGTTTGCTTCGCGAATGTGGCGGAGGAGACGCTGAGGGAGGCGTTGAGGCGGATTAAGGCCGTCGTGGCGGATGCCGGGGTGCGCCGGTGA
- the LOC125185661 gene encoding homeotic protein knotted-1-like isoform X2 — protein sequence MEEYNHHLTETSNSRGAAFFYGGGSNGGGGGFHIHSCYDSPAVKTEAGTSHPRFQYPSTFNSLDPIETDTIKAKIIAHPQYSNLLEAYMDCQKVGAPAEVVARLAAAREEFEARQRAAVASRDEYSKDPELDQFMEAYYDMLVKYREELNRPLQEAMDFMRRIESQLNVLTNAPVRIFNSEDKSEGIGSSEEEQEISAGETGLAEIDPRAEDRELKTHLLKKYSGYLSSLKQELSKKKKKGKLPKEARQKLLSWWELHYKWPYPSESEKVALAESTGLDQKQINNWFINQRKRHWKPSEDMQFMVMDGLHPQNGALYMEGHYMPDGPYRLGP from the exons ATGGAAGAATACAATCATCACCTCACCGAGACCTCCAATTCAAGAGGCGCCGCCTTCTTCTACGGCGGCGGCTCCAACGGCGGCGGTGGAGGCTTCCACATCCACTCTTGCTACGACTCCCCGGCCGTGAAGACCGAGGCCGGAACCTCCCACCCTAGGTTCCAATATCCGTCCACTTTCAATAGTCTCGATCCGATCGAAACCGACACCATCAAAGCCAAAATAATTGCGCATCCCCAATACTCCAATCTATTGGAGGCTTACATGGATTGTCAAAAG GTTGGGGCGCCAGCCGAGGTCGTGGCGCGGCTAGCGGCCGCGCGGGAGGAGTTTGAGGCGCGCCagcgggcggcggtggcgAGCCGAGACGAGTACTCGAAGGATCCGGAACTCGACCAATTTAtg gAAGCTTACTATGATATGTTGGTGAAATATCGAGAAGAGCTAAATCGTCCCTTGCAAGAAGCCATGGATTTCATGCGTCGCATCGAATCGCAGCTCAACGTCCTCACCAACGCCCCCGTCCGCATCTTCAACTCCG AGGACAAGAGTGAGGGCATCGGTTCGTCAGAGGAGGAGCAAGAGATCAGCGCGGGAGAGACAGGGCTGGCGGAGATCGATCCACGAGCAGAAGACCGGGAGCTGAAAACCCACCTCCTAAAAAAGTACAGTGGATACTTGAGTAGTCTCAAGCAAGAACtctccaagaagaagaagaaagggaAACTGCCTAAAGAGGCTCGCCAAAAACTTCTTAGCTGGTGGGAGCTTCATTACAAGTGGCCTTATCCATCG GAATCAGAGAAGGTGGCATTGGCAGAATCAACTGGTTTGGACCAAAAACAGATAAATAATTGGTTCATAAACCAAAGAAAAAGGCATTGGAAGCCCTCAGAAGATATGCAATTCATGGTGATGGATGGACTTCATCCACAAAATGGAGCCCTCTATATGGAGGGCCACTACATGCCTGATGGTCCATATAGGCTCGGGCCGTGA
- the LOC125224461 gene encoding uncharacterized protein LOC125224461, with amino-acid sequence MEEESFSHIFHEHPLSLISDFSKYSRYVCFCYGCGRRFMSGDLLYGCNLKCGFEWFLHKECMEMPREIMHPIHPSHPLTLFDRRHISNFKECEVCKESVRRLGYICSQGGCDGFWIHLGCTAGLFNYKQPLVHHPSHPHHQLRFSKKTRWCPFPCDACGAIEKGDSYTCTVCDYCIHESCALLPLSADFPRLHPAHPLSLAFFLPSEYIEYGFDCAICSSTLPLRHWVYHCRLCKYVVHLNCATSKFDDENENASDDEKEVTRFPIAVEDMYEDIIKPFVKRERGQSIIPHYDHDNQYIGGKYRFFNHPDHLLTFTTFSSASTSSSSSHAHYKKDYDDDVDEDDFDSILRWELTCDGCTLPIYEKKQTDGDGYESGYMSCDECKYFLHLSCFNLPLHIPSLPIHPLKNHSLRLQNADMLTSWRQCDICVVYTNGLYYACTYKHCWFTIDIKCASLPNTIKHAAHPRHNYLDRVSANVLFGFCDSCHLYVSSHKGKYKCNSCRFLVCGSCVILPATNKHRLENHLLSLTYDAYVNRPGDFYCSSCEGQINPRKWMYHCRDCDQSFHPKCFPAMSDHAV; translated from the exons atggAGGAGGAGagtttttctcatatttttcacGAACACCCGCTGAGTCTGATCTCCGACTTCTCCAAGTATAGTCGTTATGTATGTTTTTGTTATGGTTGTGGAAGACGCTTCATGAGTGGAGATCTACTGTATGGATGCAATCTCAAGTGTGGATTTGAGTGGTTTTTACACAAAGAATGCATGGAAATGCCGCGAGAGATTATGCATCCTATCCATCCTTCTCACCCTCTCACACTCTTTGATAGAAGGCatatttccaattttaaagaatGTGAAGTTTGTAAAGAGAGTGTGCGTAGGTTGGGCTACATATGTAGCCAAGGGGGCTGTGATGGATTCTGGATCCACTTGGGATGCACCGCGGGGTTGTTTAATTATAAGCAGCCGCTTGTGCACCACCCAAGCCACCCTCACCATCAGCTTCGTTTTTCCAAGAAAACAAGGTGGTGCCCATTCCCCTGCGATGCATGTGGTGCCATTGAGAAAGGGGACTCCTACACCTGCACTGTATGTGACTATTGCATACACGAGAGTTGCGCGCTCCTCCCATTGTCTGCGGACTTCCCTCGTCTTCACCCCGCTCACCCTCTCTCCCTCGCATTTTTTCTTCCATCTGAGTACATCGAATATGGATTTGATTGTGCTATATGTAGCTCAACTTTGCCGTTGAGACATTGGGTTTATCATTGCCGCCTTTGCAAATATGTTGTCCATCTCAACTGTGCCACCTCCAA GTTTGATGATGAGAATGAAAACGCAAGTGATGATGAGAAAGAGGTTACTAGGTTTCCGATAGCAGTAGAAGACATGTATGAGGATATAATCAAACCCTTCGTTAAGCGAGAAAGAGGACAAAGTATCATCCCTCATTATGATCATGACAATCAGTACATCGGTGGCAAGTACAGGTTCTTCAATCACCCTGATCATCTACTAACGTTTACTACATTTTCTTCAGCttcaacatcatcatcatcctctCATGCCCACTATAAAAAAgattatgatgatgatgttgatgaAGATGATTTTGATAGTATTCTAAGATGGGAATTAACATGCGATGGGTGCACATTGCCTATATATGAAAAGAAGCAAACAGATGGTGATGGGTACGAGAGTGGTTATATGAGTTGTGATGAATGCAAATACTTTCTCCATTTATCCTGCTTCAACTTACCACTACACATCCCCTCTCTTCCAATTCATCCTCTCAAAAATCATAGCCTAAGGCTTCAAAATGCTGACATGCTTACAAGTTGGAGACAATGTGATATTTGTGTGGTTTATACGAATGGTCTCTATTACGCTTGTACCTACAAACACTGTTGGTTCACAATAGACATCAAGTGTGCTTCTCTACCTAATACCATCAAACATGCAGCCCACCCACGACATAATTATCTCGATCGAGTTTCGGCCAACGTCTTGTTTGGTTTTTGTGATTCCTGTCATCTATATGTAAGTTCACATAAGGGAAAATACAAATGCAATAGCTGCAGATTCCTTGTGTGTGGTAGTTGTGTGATTCTACCGGCAACAAATAAGCATAGATTGGAGAATCACTTGTTGTCGTTGACATATGATGCCTATGTAAACCGTCCTGGTGATTTCTACTGTAGCAGCTGCGAAGGCCAAATAAACCCCAGGAAATGGATGTACCATTGTCGAGACTGCGATCAATCCTTTCATCCCAAATGCTTTCCTGCAATGTCGG ATCATGCGGTGTGA
- the LOC125223269 gene encoding uncharacterized protein LOC125223269 yields MASAAASALTPLNSPLASSKSQLHQLRNPFLINVPKKHISVSCVAKLPGMEHFNDPSKLVVMLSNTQKKLWNMMPDSVKQFPWKKAETVALEEFFALAKEALKWCLLAYFAFSCLSDISYSISRNKELVIPLGLFVGIMTTKLFDEISRELMPDHQDGCVTWRLPSIALFFVLVKAISTYLLGVNHFLMHAANGGLMQVLWNWKDVQKHDGDESYSDGSSSPVDAGN; encoded by the exons ATGGCGTCCGCGGCGGCGTCCGCACTCACTCCTTTGAATTCACCT CTTGCATCATCTAAAAGCCAACTGCATCAACTCCGTAATCCCTTTCTGATAAATGTCCCGAAGAAACACATTTCAGTGTCCTGCGTTGCAAAATTGCCAGGGATGGAGCACTTCAACGACCCTTCTAAGCTCGTAGTCATGTTGAGTAATACACAGAAGAAATTGTGGAACATGATGCCGGATTCAGTTAAACAATTTCCTTGGAAGAAAGCAGAGACTGTTGCGCTAGAAGAGTTTTTCGCCTTAGCGAAGGAGGCACTGAAGTGGTGTCTGCTTGCATACTTTGCATTTAGCTGCCTATCTGATATCTCATATTCTATCTCTAGAAACAAAGAATTGGTTATCCCATTAGGTCTCTTTGTCGGAATCATGACAACCAAATTGTTCGATGAGATATCCCGAGAACTCATGCCTGACCACCAG GATGGATGCGTTACTTGGAGACTTCCGAGCATAGCTTTGTTCTTCGTTCTTGTGAAGGCTATATCAACATATTTGCTCGGAGTAAATCATTTTCTTATGCACGCTGCAAACGGCGGACTGATGCAGGTCCTGTGGAATTGGAAAGACGTCCAGAAACACGATGGAGACGAATCTTATTCCGATGGCTCTTCGAGCCCTGTTGATGCTGGTAATTAG
- the LOC125185661 gene encoding homeotic protein knotted-1-like isoform X1: MEEYNHHLTETSNSRGAAFFYGGGSNGGGGGFHIHSCYDSPAVKTEAGTSHPRFQYPSTFNSLDPIETDTIKAKIIAHPQYSNLLEAYMDCQKVGAPAEVVARLAAAREEFEARQRAAVASRDEYSKDPELDQFMEAYYDMLVKYREELNRPLQEAMDFMRRIESQLNVLTNAPVRIFNSVAIFSAHTGKSPTCEIYKDIEDKSEGIGSSEEEQEISAGETGLAEIDPRAEDRELKTHLLKKYSGYLSSLKQELSKKKKKGKLPKEARQKLLSWWELHYKWPYPSESEKVALAESTGLDQKQINNWFINQRKRHWKPSEDMQFMVMDGLHPQNGALYMEGHYMPDGPYRLGP, from the exons ATGGAAGAATACAATCATCACCTCACCGAGACCTCCAATTCAAGAGGCGCCGCCTTCTTCTACGGCGGCGGCTCCAACGGCGGCGGTGGAGGCTTCCACATCCACTCTTGCTACGACTCCCCGGCCGTGAAGACCGAGGCCGGAACCTCCCACCCTAGGTTCCAATATCCGTCCACTTTCAATAGTCTCGATCCGATCGAAACCGACACCATCAAAGCCAAAATAATTGCGCATCCCCAATACTCCAATCTATTGGAGGCTTACATGGATTGTCAAAAG GTTGGGGCGCCAGCCGAGGTCGTGGCGCGGCTAGCGGCCGCGCGGGAGGAGTTTGAGGCGCGCCagcgggcggcggtggcgAGCCGAGACGAGTACTCGAAGGATCCGGAACTCGACCAATTTAtg gAAGCTTACTATGATATGTTGGTGAAATATCGAGAAGAGCTAAATCGTCCCTTGCAAGAAGCCATGGATTTCATGCGTCGCATCGAATCGCAGCTCAACGTCCTCACCAACGCCCCCGTCCGCATCTTCAACTCCG TAGCTATCTTCAGTGCGCATACCGGGAAAAGCCCAACGTGTGAGATTTACAAAGACATTG AGGACAAGAGTGAGGGCATCGGTTCGTCAGAGGAGGAGCAAGAGATCAGCGCGGGAGAGACAGGGCTGGCGGAGATCGATCCACGAGCAGAAGACCGGGAGCTGAAAACCCACCTCCTAAAAAAGTACAGTGGATACTTGAGTAGTCTCAAGCAAGAACtctccaagaagaagaagaaagggaAACTGCCTAAAGAGGCTCGCCAAAAACTTCTTAGCTGGTGGGAGCTTCATTACAAGTGGCCTTATCCATCG GAATCAGAGAAGGTGGCATTGGCAGAATCAACTGGTTTGGACCAAAAACAGATAAATAATTGGTTCATAAACCAAAGAAAAAGGCATTGGAAGCCCTCAGAAGATATGCAATTCATGGTGATGGATGGACTTCATCCACAAAATGGAGCCCTCTATATGGAGGGCCACTACATGCCTGATGGTCCATATAGGCTCGGGCCGTGA